A single region of the Candidatus Paceibacterota bacterium genome encodes:
- a CDS encoding metalloregulator ArsR/SmtB family transcription factor, with product MTHRKQPITKTATASAVSILKLLSSKTRFQILTLLMKSKGDPCVNEIADTIGISQSATSHQLALLEEKDVVEAYREGQMICYHLKDSPTSKHLRKIINQFV from the coding sequence ATGACCCACAGAAAACAACCCATCACCAAAACGGCCACCGCAAGCGCTGTTTCAATTCTTAAACTTCTCTCCAGTAAAACCCGTTTCCAGATACTTACACTCCTCATGAAATCTAAAGGCGATCCATGCGTTAACGAGATCGCTGATACTATCGGCATCTCCCAATCAGCCACCTCCCACCAGCTTGCACTCCTTGAGGAAAAAGATGTTGTTGAAGCGTATCGAGAAGGGCAGATGATCTGCTACCACCTCAAGGATTCTCCCACCAGCAAGCATTTGCGTAAAATAATCAACCAGTTTGTCTAG
- the gnd gene encoding decarboxylating 6-phosphogluconate dehydrogenase: protein MERFEKGSTIGYVGLGKMGLNMVTLMKENEYNVVAYDRSQESRKEAEELGVEPRDSIQGLIESLEAPRTIWIMVPHQAVGDVLEDLCGHLDEGDTVIDGGNSHYTESVERAKRCREQGIHFVDIGVSGGPGGALNGACMMVGGGRGQFDRLEPLINILCVEGGYGYMGEAGAGHFAKMVHNGIEYGMMQAIAEGFEIMKKSEFGFDLAEVARVYSKGSVIESRLIDWARDAYQEWGNELEGISGSAKASGEADWTVQAAEELGVKRNVIADALEARYASQEEPNYQGQVIMALRNKFGGHEAGRSETK, encoded by the coding sequence ATGGAGCGATTTGAAAAAGGTTCGACGATCGGCTATGTGGGGCTTGGCAAAATGGGACTGAATATGGTGACCCTGATGAAGGAGAACGAATACAACGTGGTGGCGTATGACCGCAGCCAGGAGTCACGAAAAGAAGCAGAGGAGCTTGGAGTGGAACCCCGCGATTCTATTCAGGGGCTTATAGAATCACTCGAAGCACCCCGGACGATCTGGATCATGGTCCCGCACCAGGCAGTGGGAGACGTGCTGGAGGATCTGTGCGGACACCTGGACGAGGGCGATACCGTGATCGATGGCGGCAACAGTCACTATACCGAATCGGTTGAGCGGGCAAAGCGTTGCCGGGAGCAAGGAATTCACTTCGTGGACATCGGTGTTTCAGGCGGCCCCGGCGGCGCGCTGAACGGTGCGTGTATGATGGTGGGAGGAGGGCGTGGGCAGTTTGATCGGTTGGAACCGCTCATAAACATTTTGTGTGTTGAAGGCGGGTACGGGTATATGGGAGAAGCGGGTGCCGGTCACTTTGCGAAAATGGTTCACAACGGTATTGAGTACGGTATGATGCAGGCAATAGCAGAAGGATTCGAGATCATGAAGAAAAGCGAGTTTGGCTTTGACTTGGCTGAGGTTGCTCGGGTGTATAGTAAAGGAAGTGTTATTGAGTCGCGCTTGATCGATTGGGCGCGTGATGCATACCAGGAGTGGGGGAACGAGCTAGAGGGTATTAGCGGTTCGGCCAAGGCCTCCGGTGAGGCGGATTGGACCGTTCAAGCTGCTGAGGAGCTTGGAGTTAAGAGGAACGTGATCGCGGATGCGCTAGAAGCGCGTTACGCGAGCCAAGAGGAGCCGAACTATCAAGGGCAGGTCATTATGGCTTTGCGCAATAAATTTGGCGGCCACGAGGCAGGAAGGAGCGAGACAAAGTAG
- a CDS encoding 6-phosphogluconolactonase, with translation MEIITDKTETLVVQAGEAISRVLEQYTDRPVLLLFSGGSALSIIEHVDVEQVTKRVTLGVLDERFGVPEDQSNFSQLEATDFYRRAIEQGAGAIDPRSIDGEGLEETAAWVETTMRAWFENTGGVTVITQGVGKDGHTAGILPFPDDQEQFNKLFVDTNRWVVGYEKPGAEFPKRITVTMPFLQSVVTSSVVYAVGEKKKNVLEQILDKTNNALLAQMPGQVIREMNDVLLLSDQHISG, from the coding sequence ATGGAAATAATCACTGATAAAACAGAAACACTTGTCGTACAAGCCGGTGAAGCGATAAGCAGGGTGCTTGAGCAGTATACCGACCGACCGGTCCTGCTGTTGTTTTCCGGCGGATCGGCACTTTCGATCATTGAGCACGTGGATGTAGAGCAGGTCACCAAGCGGGTGACGCTTGGCGTGCTGGACGAGCGTTTTGGTGTACCAGAGGACCAAAGCAACTTTTCTCAGTTGGAAGCAACTGATTTTTATCGGCGGGCAATTGAACAGGGTGCCGGCGCGATCGATCCGCGTAGCATTGATGGAGAGGGACTTGAAGAAACGGCGGCTTGGGTGGAGACGACCATGCGAGCGTGGTTTGAGAATACCGGCGGAGTGACGGTTATCACCCAAGGGGTAGGAAAAGACGGGCACACCGCCGGCATTCTGCCGTTTCCGGATGATCAAGAGCAGTTCAATAAGCTTTTTGTCGATACGAACCGATGGGTTGTTGGGTACGAAAAACCCGGAGCAGAGTTCCCGAAGCGCATTACCGTGACTATGCCGTTTCTCCAGTCAGTGGTGACGTCGTCAGTTGTGTACGCAGTGGGCGAGAAGAAAAAGAATGTTCTGGAGCAAATTCTGGATAAAACAAACAATGCTTTACTGGCTCAGATGCCGGGGCAGGTGATCCGAGAGATGAATGATGTTCTACTCTTGAGTGATCAGCATATAAGCGGCTAA
- the zwf gene encoding glucose-6-phosphate dehydrogenase, with protein sequence MNMPSHNAPTLITIFGGTGDLARKKLLPSLFDLEAKGLLPDTTRIIGFSRREYAHADYRAFVKEVLAPEGRAGAHKYNDTDIERFLTRIYFQQGDFSAPEDYQALEQYLFECDEEIGQCTNKLFYLAVPPHFYERIFDNFKATKLPENCSDETGWTRVIVEKPFGSSLETATALEKKLSSVFQEDQIFRIDHYLGKDAVQNLLTFRFTNVLFENSWSFEDIESVHIRMLEDFGVDGRGEFYDRVGALRDVGQNHMLQMLALSAMENPGVLEAHALRGEREKLLRSLRLYTSAEEVALNTVRGQYEGYHDVDGVVDNSTTETYFKLRAFIDSPRWEGVPFYLESGKQMSENRVDITVTFKGKSPCVCGKTELHEHKNVAVITLQPEHGVSIRFWAKEPGIHFDLVEKDLAFDFEDSELEEKVPDAYEKLLYDCIQGDQTLFVSTGEVDAAWTFITPIVEHWQESGGPELEIYKKGKETEKREGLEYAWPSDGR encoded by the coding sequence ATGAATATGCCGTCACATAATGCACCAACTCTGATCACGATCTTTGGCGGTACCGGAGATCTAGCCCGGAAAAAGCTTCTGCCGTCACTATTTGATCTTGAGGCAAAAGGTTTGCTGCCAGACACGACGCGAATTATTGGGTTTTCTCGCCGTGAATATGCGCATGCCGACTATAGAGCTTTCGTAAAGGAGGTACTTGCCCCGGAAGGGCGAGCGGGGGCACACAAATACAACGACACGGACATTGAGCGGTTTCTTACTCGGATCTATTTTCAACAAGGAGACTTCAGTGCTCCTGAAGACTATCAGGCACTCGAACAGTATCTGTTCGAGTGTGATGAAGAGATCGGACAGTGCACCAACAAGCTCTTTTACCTAGCAGTTCCACCGCATTTCTATGAGCGGATATTTGATAATTTTAAGGCGACCAAGCTCCCGGAGAACTGCTCGGACGAGACCGGTTGGACGCGCGTGATCGTAGAAAAGCCGTTCGGGAGCAGTCTTGAAACAGCTACTGCGCTGGAGAAGAAGCTGTCCAGTGTGTTCCAGGAGGATCAGATATTTCGGATCGATCACTATTTGGGGAAAGATGCGGTGCAAAATTTGTTGACCTTTCGTTTTACGAATGTACTGTTCGAGAATTCCTGGAGTTTTGAGGATATCGAGTCAGTACACATTCGCATGCTCGAAGATTTTGGAGTGGACGGCCGGGGTGAGTTTTACGATCGCGTCGGCGCGCTTCGGGACGTGGGGCAAAACCATATGTTGCAGATGCTCGCTCTGAGTGCAATGGAGAATCCGGGCGTGCTTGAGGCACATGCACTTCGTGGGGAGCGTGAAAAACTTCTGCGTTCACTCAGACTGTATACATCCGCAGAAGAAGTAGCTCTGAATACGGTCCGCGGACAGTATGAGGGATATCATGATGTTGACGGTGTTGTAGATAACTCAACCACCGAGACGTATTTTAAGTTGCGTGCGTTCATCGATTCTCCGCGCTGGGAAGGGGTGCCGTTTTACCTCGAGTCCGGAAAGCAGATGAGTGAAAATCGGGTGGATATTACGGTGACCTTCAAAGGAAAATCGCCGTGTGTCTGCGGCAAGACTGAGCTACATGAGCATAAAAATGTGGCGGTGATCACCCTGCAGCCTGAGCATGGTGTATCGATCAGGTTTTGGGCGAAAGAACCCGGCATTCACTTTGACCTTGTAGAAAAAGATCTGGCTTTTGATTTTGAAGATAGCGAACTAGAAGAGAAGGTTCCGGACGCGTATGAGAAACTTCTCTACGATTGTATTCAAGGAGACCAAACGTTGTTTGTCTCGACCGGAGAGGTTGATGCTGCCTGGACTTTTATTACGCCTATCGTGGAGCATTGGCAGGAGAGCGGAGGACCTGAACTTGAGATATACAAGAAAGGGAAGGAGACAGAGAAGAGAGAGGGTTTGGAGTATGCCTGGCCGAGCGATGGTAGATGA
- a CDS encoding CAP domain-containing protein produces MWKKFKHFFIPHHENDHKPHLLRDGAVEVVLGGIIVLLVFSFVGRIFAPGFEFIATVYPSLLVDMANESRQERGLNTLRESEVLVEAARAKAEHMIQEDYFDHYSPEGVAPWYWFDKVGYAYTLAGENLAINFSESEPVNRAWMDSPTHRENILEAGFSEIGIAAVDGVIDGQETTVVVQMFGTPASGSIAQTEPSSAEVAGSNTESESVVEESEEQSEEEAVSDTDTRVALASEESEPAPTSDTDNAESDESIEDPEESVLEGTQESEGEDEVDEAEPRSEDESSEEELSSTSTPNIVYEDESFMLFSSGDTRASTTVAAAQTTPSQTTRYSGVVERLVVNPSQIVTLLYMVIVSVLATVLFATVTVEFQKQHPMNVAYGCLLLVILGSAIYINETLVSLNYFTL; encoded by the coding sequence ATGTGGAAAAAATTCAAACATTTTTTCATTCCTCATCATGAGAATGACCATAAGCCGCATCTATTACGTGATGGAGCGGTAGAGGTGGTCTTGGGTGGTATTATTGTACTCCTTGTTTTTTCGTTTGTGGGTCGAATATTTGCACCGGGCTTTGAGTTTATCGCTACGGTGTATCCATCGCTGTTGGTTGATATGGCTAACGAGAGTCGTCAGGAGCGCGGACTCAATACACTGAGGGAAAGCGAGGTGCTGGTTGAGGCGGCGCGCGCAAAGGCGGAGCATATGATCCAGGAAGATTATTTCGACCACTATTCACCTGAGGGTGTAGCTCCGTGGTATTGGTTCGATAAAGTGGGGTATGCGTACACGCTCGCCGGCGAAAACCTGGCGATCAATTTTAGTGAATCTGAGCCGGTCAACAGGGCGTGGATGGATTCTCCGACCCACCGTGAAAACATTCTAGAAGCCGGGTTCAGCGAGATCGGTATCGCTGCCGTAGATGGTGTAATAGATGGACAGGAAACTACCGTAGTGGTTCAGATGTTCGGTACCCCTGCATCGGGAAGTATTGCTCAGACTGAGCCTTCTTCTGCCGAGGTTGCCGGTAGTAATACCGAAAGTGAATCGGTTGTTGAAGAGAGTGAAGAGCAAAGTGAAGAGGAAGCTGTCTCGGATACCGACACCCGGGTCGCTCTAGCTTCAGAGGAGTCTGAGCCTGCACCTACTTCGGATACAGACAATGCCGAAAGCGATGAGTCGATAGAAGATCCGGAAGAAAGTGTGTTAGAAGGTACACAAGAAAGCGAGGGTGAAGATGAGGTCGATGAAGCTGAACCACGTTCTGAGGATGAGTCTTCAGAAGAGGAGTTAAGCAGCACATCTACCCCGAATATTGTGTACGAAGATGAGTCGTTCATGCTGTTCTCGTCTGGAGATACGCGTGCCAGCACAACTGTCGCGGCAGCCCAGACAACCCCATCACAGACAACTCGTTATAGTGGCGTTGTTGAACGGCTTGTGGTGAATCCATCGCAGATCGTGACACTACTCTATATGGTTATTGTTTCGGTGCTCGCCACGGTACTCTTTGCGACAGTGACAGTTGAGTTCCAAAAGCAGCACCCGATGAACGTGGCGTATGGATGCCTTCTCTTGGTTATCCTTGGAAGCGCGATCTATATCAACGAGACACTGGTATCGCTCAATTACTTTACGCTTTAG